GTTGTACGGCGGAAAGAATAACGTGGTCGCTGTCGGTAATGATTACCGCCCGGGTACGGCGGCCGTAGGTAGCATCGATAAGGACTCCACGCTCTCTCGCTTCCTGGATGATGCGTTTGATCGGGGCGGATTCGGGGCTTACAATCGCTACTATGCGGTTGGCCGATACAATGTTCCCGAACCCTATGTTGATTAGTCTGATCTCCATACCTTTTCCCTCCTGCGCCCATTATCGGCCGGTGATGAACGGGGTTGTCTGCCCGAAGAGTCCACGGGAAAGTTCCCGTTACTCAAGGTTCTGGGCCTGTTCCCTGATCTTCTCCAGCTCTTCCTTGCACGAAATCACCAGCGGCGTGACGGCGGTGCCTGCCGCCTTGGCCCCCAGGGTGGTCAGCTCACGGTGTACTTCCTGTGCCAGGAACTCGAGCTTGCGCCCTACCGGCCCCTCGTTGTCCAGGCAGGTCAAGATGGCGGCCAGATGGCTTCTCAGGCGAACCAACTCCTCGGTTACGTCACTGCGTTCGGCAAATATTACCACCTCTTCCTCTACCCGTCGGTTGTCCACCGTTACGGGGCCGAGGAACTCCTCCAGCCTTGAGGCCAGGCGCTGACGGTAGTGGCCGAGGAGTTCCTCCTTTAAAACGTCGATTTGTTCCAGGTAGGCCAGCAGGCGCCGGACGCGGTGCCGCAGGTCGTCGGCCAGCCGTTCGCCTTCCCGAAGGCGGGTTGTCTCTACCTCCTGAAGGGCGGCCTCCAGAGCCAGAGCGACGGCCGGCCAGGCACCTTCCCAGTCCGTGGCCTCCTCCTCCAGTTCCAACACCCCGGGAAGGGAAACCAAGTCTCTTAAGGTAATTTCCGCTTGAATATCCAAATATTGCGCTATTTCCCTCAGGTATTCATAATAAGCCATCAGTAGGTCCTTGTCAACCTTGGGCGGCCGTTTTTTCGCTCTCTCTTGCTCTACGTTGATAAAGATATCCAGATGACCGCGATGCACGAACCGCGCTGCGGTTTGCCGGACTCTTTCTTCCAACAGCAGGTAGGACCGAGGCAAACGTGCATTAACCTCCAGGAACCGGTGGTTCACCGCGCGCACTTCCACCCGGGCCCTGAAACCGGCTTCCGCCGCCTCACCCGACCCGAAACCGGTCATACTTCTGGGCATGTCGGCCACACCGCTCCCGCTTCCAGCTCGATTTCGCCGCGAAACACCTCGGCCGCCGGTCCCCGCATCCGCACCGGAGTACCCTCACCTAGCCACTCTACTTCCAGCGCTCCCCCGGGGAGCTCCGCCCTCACCTTCCCGGAAAGCAGACCGTTGAGTACCCCGGCCACCACCGCGGCGCACGCGCCGGTGCCGCAGGCCAGGGTGGCACCCGCTCCCCTCTCCCATACCCTGACCTTCAGCTTGTCCGGGGCCAATACCTGGGCCACCTCCACGTTGGTACGGGCGGGAAACAGGGGGTGGGTTTCCAGCCTGGGTCCCCAGTACTCGAGTTTCACCCGGTCCGGGTCCGGAGAGAAGATCACACAGTGGGGATTACCCATGGAGACGCAGGTGATGGCCCAGCGTTCTCCCTCCAT
The nucleotide sequence above comes from Clostridia bacterium. Encoded proteins:
- a CDS encoding DUF370 domain-containing protein, with translation MEIRLINIGFGNIVSANRIVAIVSPESAPIKRIIQEARERGVLIDATYGRRTRAVIITDSDHVILSAVQPETVAHRLSSREAAASALARAEEAAQ
- a CDS encoding YicC family protein, which translates into the protein MPRSMTGFGSGEAAEAGFRARVEVRAVNHRFLEVNARLPRSYLLLEERVRQTAARFVHRGHLDIFINVEQERAKKRPPKVDKDLLMAYYEYLREIAQYLDIQAEITLRDLVSLPGVLELEEEATDWEGAWPAVALALEAALQEVETTRLREGERLADDLRHRVRRLLAYLEQIDVLKEELLGHYRQRLASRLEEFLGPVTVDNRRVEEEVVIFAERSDVTEELVRLRSHLAAILTCLDNEGPVGRKLEFLAQEVHRELTTLGAKAAGTAVTPLVISCKEELEKIREQAQNLE